One Microbacterium trichothecenolyticum DNA window includes the following coding sequences:
- the glnA gene encoding type I glutamate--ammonia ligase, with translation MDKQRDFVLRTIEERGVKFVRLWFTDVVGTLKSVAIAPAEVEGAFTEGLGFDGSAIEGLTRSYESDLLAHPDPTTFQILPWRGEIDPTARMFCDITTPDGQPAVADPRHVLKRTLAKAADAGFTFYTHPEIEFYLLKSSQLGSDGRPQPVDSAGYFDNVPGGTAHDFRRRSVRMLEDLGISVEFSHHEGGPGQNEIDLRYADALTTADNIMTFRTVVKEVAIEQGVYATFMPKPISGQPGSGMHTHLSLFEGDMNAFYEEGGQYQLSKVGRHFIAGLLRHASEISAVTNQFVNSYKRLWGGDEAPSFICWGHNNRSALVRVPLYKPNKGQSTRVEYRALDSAANPYLSYALMLAAGLKGIEEEYELPAEAEDNVWSLTDSERRALGYAPLPASLDQALEHLEESELVAETLGEQVFKYVLLNKRREWQQYRAQVTPFELESNLEAL, from the coding sequence ATGGACAAGCAGCGCGATTTCGTCCTGCGGACGATCGAGGAACGGGGCGTGAAGTTCGTCCGCCTCTGGTTCACCGATGTGGTGGGAACGCTGAAGTCGGTGGCGATCGCCCCGGCCGAGGTCGAGGGCGCTTTCACCGAGGGCCTCGGCTTCGACGGTTCGGCGATCGAGGGGCTCACGCGCTCCTACGAATCCGATCTGCTCGCACACCCCGATCCGACGACGTTCCAGATCCTGCCCTGGCGCGGAGAGATCGACCCGACCGCGCGCATGTTCTGCGACATCACGACGCCCGACGGCCAGCCCGCGGTCGCCGACCCCCGGCATGTGCTCAAGCGCACGCTCGCCAAGGCCGCTGACGCGGGGTTCACGTTCTACACGCATCCCGAGATCGAGTTCTACCTGCTGAAGTCGTCGCAGCTGGGCTCGGACGGGCGCCCGCAGCCGGTCGACTCCGCGGGATACTTCGACAACGTCCCCGGCGGCACGGCACACGACTTCCGTCGTCGCTCCGTCCGGATGCTCGAGGACCTCGGCATCTCGGTCGAGTTCAGCCACCACGAGGGCGGACCGGGACAGAACGAGATCGACCTGCGCTACGCCGACGCGCTGACCACGGCCGACAACATCATGACGTTCCGCACCGTCGTCAAAGAGGTGGCGATCGAGCAGGGCGTGTACGCGACGTTCATGCCCAAGCCCATCAGCGGTCAGCCGGGCAGCGGCATGCACACGCACCTCTCGCTCTTCGAGGGCGACATGAACGCCTTCTACGAGGAGGGCGGGCAGTACCAGCTGTCGAAGGTCGGCCGTCACTTCATCGCGGGTCTGCTGCGCCACGCCAGCGAGATCTCGGCCGTGACCAACCAGTTCGTCAACTCCTACAAGCGTCTGTGGGGCGGCGACGAGGCACCGAGCTTCATCTGCTGGGGGCACAACAACCGTTCCGCCCTCGTGCGCGTCCCGCTGTACAAGCCGAACAAGGGCCAGTCGACGCGCGTGGAATACCGTGCACTGGACTCGGCGGCCAACCCGTACCTCTCGTACGCCCTGATGCTGGCCGCCGGTCTGAAGGGCATCGAAGAGGAGTACGAGCTTCCCGCCGAGGCCGAAGACAACGTGTGGTCCCTGACCGACTCCGAGCGGCGTGCGCTCGGGTACGCTCCGCTCCCCGCGAGCCTCGACCAGGCCCTCGAGCACCTCGAGGAGTCCGAGCTCGTCGCCGAGACGCTGGGCGAGCAGGTGTTCAAGTACGTGCTGCTCAACAAGCGCCGCGAGTGGCAGCAGTATCGAGCCCAGGTCACGCCCTTCGAGCTCGAGAGCAACCTCGAAGCCCTCTGA
- a CDS encoding SPOR domain-containing protein, with product MSDESNKYWYNLETKQVEQGFASPMVDRAGPFDTAEEAARAPELLRQRSEQWNEDDARDANWGSDGATA from the coding sequence GTGAGCGACGAGAGCAACAAGTACTGGTACAACCTCGAGACCAAGCAGGTCGAGCAGGGCTTCGCCTCTCCGATGGTCGATCGCGCAGGCCCCTTCGACACCGCCGAAGAAGCGGCCCGCGCCCCCGAGCTCCTGCGTCAGCGCTCCGAGCAGTGGAACGAAGACGACGCCCGCGACGCGAACTGGGGCTCCGACGGCGCCACCGCCTGA